One stretch of Chiroxiphia lanceolata isolate bChiLan1 chromosome 1, bChiLan1.pri, whole genome shotgun sequence DNA includes these proteins:
- the YTHDF3 gene encoding YTH domain-containing family protein 3 produces the protein MSATSVDQRPKGQGNKVSVQNGSIHQKDAVNDDDFEPYLSSQTNQSNSYPPMSDPYMPSYYAPSIGFPYSLGEAAWSTAGDPPMPYLTTYGQMSNGEHHYIPDGVFSQPGALGNTPPFLGQHGFNFFPGNADFSTWGTSGSQGQSTQSSAYSSSYGYPPSSLGRAIADGQAGFGSDTLSKVPGISSIEQGMTGLKIGGDMTAAVTKTVGSALSSTGMTSIAANSVPPVSSSAPKPTSWAAIARKPAKPQPKLKPKGNVGIGGPAVPPPPIKHNMNIGTWDDKGSVVKAPPAQPVLPPQTIIQQPQPLIQPPPLVQSQLPQQQPQPQQPQQQQGPQQQAQPHQLQQQQLQNRWVAPRNRGVGFSQNNGAGSENFGLGVVSVSSSPSGVEVHPVLEKLKAINNYNPKDFDWNLKNGRVFIIKSYSEDDIHRSIKYSIWCSTEHGNKRLDAAYRSLNGKGPLYLLFSVNGSGHFCGVAEMKSVVDYNAYAGVWSQDKWKGKFDVKWIFVKDVPNNQLRHIRLENNDNKPVTNSRDTQEVPLEKAKQVLKIIATFKHTTSIFDDFAHYEKRQEEEEAMRRERNRNKQ, from the exons ATGTCAGCCACCAGCGTCGACCAG AGACCTAAAGGACAGGGAAATAAAG TTTCAGTACAAAACGGTTCGATTCATCAAAAGGATGCAGTAAATGATGATGATTTTGAGCCATATCTAAGTAGTCAGACAAATCAG agTAACAGCTATCCACCAATGTCAGACCCATATATGCCTAGCTATTATGCTCCATCCATTGGATTTCCATACTCCTTAGGTGAAGCAGCATGGTCAACTGCAGGCGACCCTCCAATGCCATATTTGACAACTTATGGACAGATGAGTAATGGTGAACACCATTACATACCCGATGGTGTATTTAGTCAACCTGGGGCATTAGGAAATACCCCTCCATTTCTTGGGCAgcatggatttaatttttttcctgggaatgcAGACTTCTCTACATGGGGGACAAGTGGATCTCAGGGACAATCAACGCAAAGCTCTGCTTACAGCAGCAGTTATGGCTATCCACCTAGTTCTCTTGGGAGAGCCATAGCAGATGGACAGGCTGGATTTGGCAGTGATACTCTGAGCAAGGTGCCTGGGATTAGCAGCATTGAGCAAGGCATGACTGGACTGAAAATCGGTGGAGATATGACGGCTGCTGTAACAAAAACTGTAGGTTCAGCTCTGAGCAGTACAGGTATGACAAGCATTGCAGCTAACAGCGTGCCCCCAGTTAGCAGTTCAGCACCTAAACCAACCTCATGGGCTGCAATTGCAAGGAAACCTGCTAAACCTCAGCCGAAACTCAAGCCTAAAGGTAATGTAGGCATTGGGGGCCCTGCTGTACCACCACCACCAATAAAACACAACATGAATATTGGAACTTGGGATGACAAAGGGTCAGTGGTAAAAGCACCCCCAGCTCAACCAGTACTGCCTCCTCAGACTATAATCCAGCAGCCTCAGCCATTAATTCAACCACCACCACTGGTGCAAAGCCAACTGCCTCAACAGCAGCCTCAGCCACAGCAACCACAACAGCAACAAGGACCTCAGCAGCAGGCCCAGCCTCACCAGTTGCAGCAGCAACAACTGCAAAACCGCTGGGTAGCTCCTCGTAATAGGGGTGTGGGCTTCAGCCAGAACAATGGAGCTGGTAGTGAGAACTTTGGTTTAGGTGTTGTATCCGTCAGCTCCTCACCTTCTGGTGTGGAAGTGCACCCAGTGCTGGAGAAACTAAAGGCCATAAACAACTACAATCCCAAAGACTTCGATTGGAATCTGAAGAACGGACGCGTGTTTATAATCAAAAGTTATTCAGAGGACGATATTCATCGCTCCATTAAGTACTCTATCTGGTGTAGTACTGAGCATGGTAATAAGCGCTTGGATGCTGCTTACCGTTCCCTGAATGGAAAAGGCCCACTCTATTTACTCTTCAGTGTGAATGGCAGTGGACACTTTTGTGGAGTGGCTGAGATGAAGTCTGTTGTGGACTACAATGCATATGCTGGTGTCTGGTCTCAGGATAAGTGGAAGGGGAAGTTTGATGTCAAATGGATCTTTGTCAAAGACGTTCCCAATAACCAACTGCGGCACATTCGCTTGGAAAACAATGACAACAAACCGGTTACCAATTCGAGGGACACTCAAGAGGTACCCCTAGAAAAAGCCAAGCAAGTGCTTAAAATAATTGCTACTTTCAAGCATACCACCTCAATCTTTGATGACTTTGCACATTATGAGAAGCGtcaagaggaggaggaagccaTGCGTAGG